From Dechloromonas sp. A34:
GATGAGCACCAAGATCATCCGGATGTCCAATTCGGTGGCGCTCAACCCGTCCGGGCGCGAGATTGCCGACGTCAAGAGCGCCATCGTCCGGGTCGGCATGGAGGCGGTGCGCACGGTATCGTTTGCCGTGGCCATGGAGCAATTGCTGCAGTCGAAACAGATGCACGCTTTCGATGACATCTCGAAGAAGCTCTGGGACCATACCTCGCACGTCGCCGCCCTGTGTCGCGTCCTGGCCCGCCGGATCGCCAAGATCAACGGCGACGAGGCGATGTTCGCCGGCCTGGTGCACGATCTCGGCGTCTTCTATCTGATGTCGCGCGCCGCCAATTTCCCCGAACTGGTCAATGACAAGGTCGAACTGCACGCGCTGTTGGTCGGCTGGCACGACAGTATCGGTCATGCCCTGCTCTCGGCGCTGGGGTCGCCGGAGTCGGTTCTGGTTGCCGTGCAGGAGCATGAAACCGACCGCGAGATCACAGCGCTGAAGTCCTTGTCCGACGTGCTCTACGTCGCCAACAAGATTGCCAATCGCAGTTCGAGCTGGCGCGATCCGGAACTCGATGGCGCCGTCGATACGTCGATGCTGGACGACATTTTCGATGCCGAAACGCTGAACGAAATCATCGAAGAGTCGGAAGAAGAGGTTCAGTCGCTGAAGGCGGCGCTGGGCGGTTGATGGTGAACGGCCGCCGGGGGCAGGCGGCGTGACGTTTCAGTTGCTTAGAGCGGATTTGAAACCGCCGGCGATTCAGGGATCTTCATGAACAGCACTCAGCATCATTCCGGGAATGTGACCGGCAAGCGCCTGGCCGTCCTGGCGCTGGCGGCCCTCGGCGTCGTCTACGGCGACATCGGGACCAGCCCGCTTTATGCGGTCAAGGAAGTCTTCGCCGGCAATCATCCGATCCCGGTGACCGAGGCCAATATCTTCGGCGCCCTGTCGCTGTTCTTCTGGGCGCTGATCATCGTCGTCTCGGTCAAGTACGTCAGCTTCATCATGCGCGCCGACAACCGCGGCGAGGGCGGGATCATGGCGCTGATCGCCCTGGCGCTGCATGATGCGCAGGGCAAGCCGCTGCAAATGAAGCTGATCATGGTGGTGGGCATTCTCGGGGCGGCGATGTTCTACGGCGATGGCATGGTGACCCGGCGATCTCGGTGCTTTCGGCCGTCGAGGGGCTGGAGGTGGCGACCCCAGCGTTCAAGCCCTACGTCATTCCGGTGACGATGATCGTGCTGTTCCTGCTCTTTTTCGTCCAGCGTCACGGCACCGCCGTCGTTGGTGCCGCCTTCGGGCCGGTGATGCTGGTCTGGTTCAGCACGCTGGCCGTGCTCGGCGTCTCCAACATCGTCGAGCATCCGGTCATCCTGACTGCGCTCAACCCGCTCTACGGTCTAGAGTTCCTGTTCGCCAACAAAGCGATGGCGCTGGTCGCGATGGGTAATGTCGTGCTTGCCGTGACCGGCGCCGAGGCGCTCTATGCCGACATGGGCCACTTCGGGCGCAAGCCGATCTCGCGCGCCTGGTTCCTGTTCGTGCTGCCGGCCCTGGTCCTCAATTATTTCGGCCAGGGGGCGCTGATCCTCGCCAATCCGGCCGAGGCGGCCAGTCCCTTCTTTCATTCCGCCCCGGAATGGGCGCTTTATCCGCTGATCGGGCTGGCCACGCTGGCCACCGTGATCGCCTCGCAGGCCGTCATCTCCGGTGCCTTTTCGGTCACCCGGCAGGCCATGCAGCTCGGTTTCGTGCCGCGCATGGAGGTCCAGCACACCTCCGACCGCGAGGCCGGCCAGATCTACCTGCCGGCGGTCAACTGGGGTCTGATGCTGGCGGTGATGATCCTCGTCCTCGGCTTCAAGTCGTCGAACAATCTGGCGGCGGCCTATGGCATCGCAGTGACCGGCGACATGGTGATCACCTCCATTCTCGCTACCGTGGTCGTTGCCAAGAGCTGGAAATGGGGCTGGTGGCGGGCCTCGGCGCTATTCGCCTGTTTCCTCTCGGTCGAGCTCGTCTTCCTCGCCGCCAATGTCCTGAAGATCCCCGATGGTGGCTGGTTCCCGCTGGTCGCCGGGATGGCCATCTTCATTCTGATGACGACTTGGAAGCGCGGCCGACAGTTGCTCTCCGAGCGTCTGCAGGGCGAGCGCCTGGAACTGACGATGTTTCTGGACTCGCTGGCGAGCTCGATGCCGACCCGGGTCTTCGGCACCTCGGTCTTTCTCAATGCCGACCCCAAGGGCGTGCCGCATGCGCTGCTCCACAACCTGATGCACAACAAGGTAGTGCATGAGCGGGTCGTTCTGCTTTCGGTCCAGTTTTTTGACGTGCCCTACGTGCCGGATATTGACCGTGTCGAAGTGCGCGAGCTGAAGGAGAACTTCTGGAGCGTGACCATCCACTACGGCTTCAAGGACGAACCCAACGTGCCGGGTGCGCTCGAACGTTGTGCGGTGTTCGGTCTGGAATTCAGTCCGCTGGAAACCTCGTACTTCATCGGCCGTGAGACTTTGATTCCCCGCCTCGGCTCAGACATGGCCTTCTGGCGCGAAAAGATATTCGTCGCCATGTTCCGCAACGCGGGTTCGGCAACTGCCTTCTTCCAGATTCCCAGCAACCGGGTGGTGGAACTCGGGACCCAGGTCGTACTCTAGTGCCAGCCTTTGCCTTTGTGGTATTAGGCCGGAATCAGGCTTTCCCGTCGCGGGCGAGGGTGCGCAGAAGACTTTCCGCGAGCGCCTTGGGAGCGCGGCCGCCGAGTTGGGTGCTGGTGCCGCCCTTGGCGGTCGAGACCACCAGGATCATGCCGGCAACCCAATAGTTGCCGTTGTAGGTTCGGCCATCGATTTCGCAGCTTACCTGGTCGTGTTGTTGTCGATAATTCATGTTTCATCTCGTGTCAGGGTTGGGCGAGGGTAGGACGGCTGACCATCTTCCCCCGACCGGTTTTTGTAAGGCCCTGGGGAGTGGGGCGCTGCTTCTGGTTAGTCGTTCATGCAGCGACCCGGTTCAACAGAAGTGCAAGTTGCGGATAGAAACCCAGTCGACTGACCTCAATGCGATGGGTGATTTGCTTGGCAATGGCCACCTCCCGTGCCGCAGCCGAGTGCTCCACCAGGTCAGGGAAGGCTTTGTCGGGGTCTACCAGCGCAAAGATCCTTACCAGAACGTTGCCACAAGCCTTGTAGTAGGCCGGGTCAAGTTGGCAGAATTTGGCGCCGGAATCGCAGGCGTCGAGATAGGCCGCCGACGTGGTTGCCGTGGCTTCCAGAGCCTGAAGCGTGATCCGATTGAAGCTGAACATGGCAGCGCTCCTTTCAAAAGCTTGAGGAATGCATCGACTCCTACGCTAGAGGAACACCATCAACCTGTCAGCGAAGTATTTCACGAAGTAGCGAAATGTGAGCGGCTTATTTTCGGACGCCCGGACAATGCGCAATCGGTTCAGGCAACCCAAGGCGCCCGCCGGCGCCTTTTTATTACAGCTTGCGGATCTTTTCGAGCAGCGCCGTCGTCGATTTCTGGTGGATGAAGGGGATGGAGTGCACCGTTCCCCCCAGCTCCGTACTTCGCTGCAGCCGACGATCTTGTCGACCGGCCAGTCGCCGCCCTTGACCAGAATTTCCGGCCGGCATTCGAGGATGCGCTGGAGCGGGGTGTCTTCGTCGAACCAGGTGACCAGGGCTACGCAGCCGAGCGCGGCCATCACGGCGAGGCGGTCTTCCAGCCGATTGACCGGGCGGTCGTCGCCCTTGCCCAGGCGCTTGACCGAGGCATCGCTGTTCAGCGCCACGACCATGCTGGTGCCCAGCGCCGCGGCCTGGGCCAGATAGGTGACGTGGCCGCGATGCAGGATGTCGAAGCAGCCGTTGGTGAACACCAGCGGGCGGGCAATTTCCGCAGTTCTGGCCGCCAGTTCGGCGGGCGGGCAGATTTTCGATTCGAAGTTGGGGGCGGCGTAGGTCATGTCAGGCGTCGATAAGGAAACAGGCGGGCATTTTAGTGCCTATTTCGTGATGGGCGGCTCTTGGCTCCGGACGGGCACATTTTCGCCGGCTGGTGTGAAAACCAGGACCGTGTTGCGTCCTTGCTCCTTGGCTCCGTACATGGCCTGATCGGCGCGCTTCAGCAGGTCGTGCAGACTTTCGCCATGGGTCGGGCAGAGCGCAATGCCGATGCTGCACGAGATGGTGATCGGCCCGGCATCGGTGGCGATCGGCTCGGCCAGGGCTACCAGCAGCTTTTCCGCGACGCCGGTCGCCGCTGTGCTATCCGGGATGTTGCCCAGCAGCGCGACGAATTCGTCGCCGCCCTGGCGGGCCACCGTGTCGCCGGCACGCAGCCCGCCGACCAGGCGGCGTCCGCTGGCGACCAGTACCTGATCGCCGATTTCATGGCCGAAACGATCGTTAACTTCCTTGAAATGGTCGAGATCGATCAGCAGAAGGGCAAAGGGAAGGCCGTTGCGCTGCCCGTGCTGAAAGGTCTTTTCGAAGCGATCGATGAACAGGAAACGGTTGGGCAGGTCGGTCAGCAGGTCGTGCGTGGCAAGGTAGGCGGCGCGCTCGTGCTCCAGCGCCGCCCGATCGAGGGCCCGATAATGGCGAATGGTCAGCCAGGGAACCAGACACAGGGCGCCGCCGAGCAGCACAAGCATGGTCAGCATTTCCGGATTGAGCAATTCGATCCAGAGCAGCTGGCGCTCAAAGCGCATGGTCATCGGTTGCGAGGCGCTGGCCAGCTCGATCTTTCGCGAAAAGCCGGGCAGGAACCATTGGTCCAGCTTGCTTGCGGTCAGGCCGGGTTGTTCGAAGAGCAGGCTTTCCGGCTTGGCTGGCGAGGCAATGAAGGCGGTGAAGCGCATCGACGATTGATCGGCCTCCGCGTCAAAGCGGGGAAAAAGTGCCTGCGCCTTGATCACCAGCATGGCGGTCATCGTGCTGCCAAAGAAATTGGGTTCCGAAGAAGGCGTGCCGCTTGGCCGAATGACCTGTTGCAACAGGATGTAGGCACGGCCGCCTTCGTAAAGATTGAAGACCGGCGAGCTGGTGGGTATGCCGCTACGCTGGGCGAGGGCCAGGGAAGAGGCCAGGTAATCGACCGTTTCCAGGCGCAGGCCATAGATCGCCTGCGTCTCCGCCAGCGATGGATGCATGAACAGGATGGGCCAGGTCTCTTCGGCGGGTGTGGCGGG
This genomic window contains:
- a CDS encoding sensor domain-containing diguanylate cyclase, which encodes MPSRIRPTLLFLLAAWLGAILFTASLVIAAQLDRRERQFDDEVRHVVGDLKNKLDTNEAVLAGFSAFLQAVDRGDRESAARYAASATAAYPHIYMMEVARKVPLAEEAAFEASLQERWRTDFRLKNFADMTGRQPAPGTPATPAEETWPILFMHPSLAETQAIYGLRLETVDYLASSLALAQRSGIPTSSPVFNLYEGGRAYILLQQVIRPSGTPSSEPNFFGSTMTAMLVIKAQALFPRFDAEADQSSMRFTAFIASPAKPESLLFEQPGLTASKLDQWFLPGFSRKIELASASQPMTMRFERQLLWIELLNPEMLTMLVLLGGALCLVPWLTIRHYRALDRAALEHERAAYLATHDLLTDLPNRFLFIDRFEKTFQHGQRNGLPFALLLIDLDHFKEVNDRFGHEIGDQVLVASGRRLVGGLRAGDTVARQGGDEFVALLGNIPDSTAATGVAEKLLVALAEPIATDAGPITISCSIGIALCPTHGESLHDLLKRADQAMYGAKEQGRNTVLVFTPAGENVPVRSQEPPITK
- a CDS encoding HDOD domain-containing protein codes for the protein MANAVTFKVLEDIAKDLSGDEISFPTFLDITFQVRTALRDPNLNVEQLAKLVGAEPLMSTKIIRMSNSVALNPSGREIADVKSAIVRVGMEAVRTVSFAVAMEQLLQSKQMHAFDDISKKLWDHTSHVAALCRVLARRIAKINGDEAMFAGLVHDLGVFYLMSRAANFPELVNDKVELHALLVGWHDSIGHALLSALGSPESVLVAVQEHETDREITALKSLSDVLYVANKIANRSSSWRDPELDGAVDTSMLDDIFDAETLNEIIEESEEEVQSLKAALGG
- a CDS encoding KUP/HAK/KT family potassium transporter translates to MPTRVFGTSVFLNADPKGVPHALLHNLMHNKVVHERVVLLSVQFFDVPYVPDIDRVEVRELKENFWSVTIHYGFKDEPNVPGALERCAVFGLEFSPLETSYFIGRETLIPRLGSDMAFWREKIFVAMFRNAGSATAFFQIPSNRVVELGTQVVL